Genomic DNA from Paucilactobacillus hokkaidonensis JCM 18461:
ATGACGATCCAGGATCAAGCTGGAGAAGTGGCAGCCGTCAAGGGTGTTGATCTGACAGGTAACTTCGATAAAGCGGCCGTGGATGACAAAAAGCGATTATTGGTTGCGGCAGCAGTTGGTGTTACTAGTGACACATTTGATCGAGCTCAGGCATTGTTGGATGCTGGGGTTGATGCGATCGTGATTGATACGGCGCATGGACACTCAGCAGGTGTGTTGCGTAAAATTAAAGAAATTAGAGATCATTTCCCAGATGCTACTTTAATTGCTGGTAACGTGGCCACCGGTGAAGGTGCTGAGGCGCTGTATGATTCTGGTGTTGATGTTGTTAAGGTGGGAATTGGCCCCGGTTCAATTTGCACTACCCGCGTTGTGGCTGGTGTTGGGGTTCCTCAAATTACAGCAATTTATGATGCCGCAGCAGTAGCGCGTAAATATGGTAAGACCATCATTGCTGATGGCGGGATCAAGTATTCTGGTGACATCGTTAAAGCTCTAGCAGCGGGTGGTAACGCCGTTATGCTTGGCAGTATGTTCTCGGGGACTACTGAAGCGCCTGGCGAAATTTTTGAAGATCATGGTAAAAAGTTCAAATCATATCGGGGAATGGGATCAATGGCTGCTATGTCACAATCTCACGGTTCATCTGATCGTTATTTCCAAGGTGGCGTGAACGAAGCTAATAAACTTGTGCCAGAAGGTATCGAAGCACGGGTTGAATATAAGGGTGACGTTACTGATATCATCTTCCAATTGGTTGGTGGCTTACGCTCGGGGATGGGATACACCGGGGCACCTGATATTCAAACGTTGATCGATAACGCCCAGTTTGTCCAGATTTCAAATGCCGGATTAGTGGAATCACATCCACATGATGTGCAGATCACGAAGGCAGCTCCTAATTATAAATAATAGATGTAAAACAAGGTTTGGCTTTAACAGCCAGGCCTTTTTGTTTGGACTTTAATCAATAAAATGAATTAGTGAGCCAAATTATGATTTTTCCTAGATATTTGGATGAAGAAAAATTGATGATTTAGTGGAATTAAATCGTGTTTTTAGCTATAAAGTTGTTAACATGGTACCATGTAATTGGTAAGGCACGTAGATAAATAAAGAGGAGTGCATGATAATGAAGAGTAAAAAAAATATCCAATTAAATGCCGCGTTGAATACTCCAAAATCAAGAGTTAAAATGTATAAAGCTAATAAGATTTGGCTGTTTGCGGGTGCATTAGTATTTATGATGGTTGGCGGTGGTTCTGTTGCATATGCTGATAATGCCACACCTACTAGTGATACTCCTGCAGTCACACAAACTACCAGTAGCTCTGCCCCCTCAAGCAATATTGCTAGTCCTGCTTCTGCTAGCACTGAACTAACTGCTACACCTGCAAGTAATTCAGTGGTTGCTGAGGTAAATAAGCCTGCCAGTGCAGGTAGTAACGCAACGAGTGCTACCAGTTCAGCAGTAGTTCCTGAAACTAAGGCTGCAACTAGTTCGGCAGCTACAGTTATTAATCAAACTACAAAGTATCAAACAACTAGTGGTGACTCAATTGCCCAAAGTGAATCAATAGACTTAACAAACGGTGATTATCCAAGTTTTAGTCAGCCGAAAACTGTATCTGGTTACAATTTTGATTTAAGCAACAGTCGATTCCAGATTGTTTCTGATGGTGAGGTTGCATTTGATGGTACCCTGAGTGATTATGCTGAGTTAACTAACTTAGGGGTAGATTTAACAATGGACAATTTGCCACAATTTTTGGCCTTGCTAAATAGTGGTCAAGTTTCTAACGTGTATCCAAGTGGTTCTTTCACACTAACATATGCCTATACTCGTCAAGCGACAGTGGTTAACCAAACCACCAACTACCAAACAGCTGATGGAATAACGGTGCTACCAAGTGAATCTGAAGAATTAACGGCTGGCGATTACCCTAGCTTTGGGACACCAAAACAAAAGGATGGCTATACTGTCAATTTGGCAAACAGTAAAATAACCGTTGAATTCGGCGGACAAATCGTTTTCTCCGGCACCTTGAATGGTTATGCAAAGTTGATTGGCTTCAATGGGGGCACACTCACAACAGACAATTTACAATCATTTTTAGATTTGATTAATGGTTCTGCTGTCGAAAATGTGTATCCAAATGGTTCAATCACGTTAACCTATGTCTATCAGAAGGATGCAACCGACACACCTGGTGGCAATGGTGGCTCTGATGGTTCGGATTCTAATGGTTCTGGTTCAACAAACAACTCAGGTCAAGGTGGTACTGTCAATAATGGTGGTACAAATGGTAATGCTGAGCAGAATGTCACTGTAAATAATAACGATACAAACAGTACAAACGCAGGGACAGGATCCGTTGCATTAAGTACTAACAAAGATCAATCTAACGAAACTAATAGTTCTAAACTACCCCAGACAAATGAGAAAGATTCTATTGGATTAGCTGGATTAGGAATGTTGATGCTTAGTTTAGCGGGTATGTTTGGACTTAAAGACTTAAGGAAAAAGCGTAGCTAGAAATCTAAAAGAGATACAGCTACTTTAAAAACTGAAAATTAATGATCCAGTGCTGAGTGCCTAGTTAAAAAAACTGGGTGCTTTTTAGTGTACGCTAATGCAATTTTG
This window encodes:
- a CDS encoding KxYKxGKxW signal peptide domain-containing protein, with protein sequence MKSKKNIQLNAALNTPKSRVKMYKANKIWLFAGALVFMMVGGGSVAYADNATPTSDTPAVTQTTSSSAPSSNIASPASASTELTATPASNSVVAEVNKPASAGSNATSATSSAVVPETKAATSSAATVINQTTKYQTTSGDSIAQSESIDLTNGDYPSFSQPKTVSGYNFDLSNSRFQIVSDGEVAFDGTLSDYAELTNLGVDLTMDNLPQFLALLNSGQVSNVYPSGSFTLTYAYTRQATVVNQTTNYQTADGITVLPSESEELTAGDYPSFGTPKQKDGYTVNLANSKITVEFGGQIVFSGTLNGYAKLIGFNGGTLTTDNLQSFLDLINGSAVENVYPNGSITLTYVYQKDATDTPGGNGGSDGSDSNGSGSTNNSGQGGTVNNGGTNGNAEQNVTVNNNDTNSTNAGTGSVALSTNKDQSNETNSSKLPQTNEKDSIGLAGLGMLMLSLAGMFGLKDLRKKRS
- the guaB gene encoding IMP dehydrogenase — encoded protein: MSNWETKFVKQGLTFDDVLLIPAKSDVLPNEVDLSVQLAKNIKLNVPFLSAGMDTVTENSMAIAMALQGGMGVIHKNMTIQDQAGEVAAVKGVDLTGNFDKAAVDDKKRLLVAAAVGVTSDTFDRAQALLDAGVDAIVIDTAHGHSAGVLRKIKEIRDHFPDATLIAGNVATGEGAEALYDSGVDVVKVGIGPGSICTTRVVAGVGVPQITAIYDAAAVARKYGKTIIADGGIKYSGDIVKALAAGGNAVMLGSMFSGTTEAPGEIFEDHGKKFKSYRGMGSMAAMSQSHGSSDRYFQGGVNEANKLVPEGIEARVEYKGDVTDIIFQLVGGLRSGMGYTGAPDIQTLIDNAQFVQISNAGLVESHPHDVQITKAAPNYK